TGAAACGCATGCTTCTCAAGGTACTGACCATCAGCGCAGTACTTCTTGGATCGGTAGGGATTGCCTCAGCCGACTCGATCGGTGGCAAGATCTCGATCACCGGTGGAGACACCTATAACAACACCTCGGTGACATTCAACGGCCCAAGCAGCGTCACGCAGGGCACGACCACCGGCACATTCAGCGTTTTTGATAGTGCCGCGACCGTCACCATGAGCAGCTTTACCTATAACCCTTTCACGCCGAATACGCAGATCCTGCAAATTATTGAAAACGGCATCACTCTCAACGTCATTCTCCAGAGCATCTCTCTTATCGACAATGCTGGTGGCGCTCTTACGCTGATGGGACAGGCGCTTCTGCAGCAAACGGGATACTCGGATACATTGGGCAGCTTTGTGCTGAGCACGCAAGGTGGCGCGAACAGCAATGTTTCGTTCTCCGCAACCGCAGTTGCACCCACGCCGGAACCGAGCACGTTATTCCTTCTCGGAACAGGGCTGGTTGGATCTGCAACGGCGCTCTACCGCCGGCGCAGATCTGCTAGCGTTGCTGTCTAACCTTTCGAACTCCCGGGAGACATCGTCTCTGATGTCTCCCGGATTACGTTGTAGTAATTGTCGCGGCAACGAGATACACCATCGCCGCTCATAAATATGTTATTTTGCACTACCTTATTTCGCCGGTGCTATTCCCTTCTTCCAAACGAAAATGCGTGATGTATGTGCTTGGCCTCTCCCCATGCAGGATTGGGGGAATGGAACGCTTCCTGAAGGCGATCTCCCTGGAGATGACACAGTCCGGGTGGAACTGCGTTTTTTGTTTCGATGGAGAGATTTCCGACGTGTTTCGCGAGTACATCTCGCAACCCGGAGTCTATCTCGAACGAGTGGACTCCCAGGGTAATTTAGGATTCAGAGCAGCCTTTCGCCTGTTCTCTGTATTGAGAAAATATCGCCCGTCGGTATTCGTCTATGCCTTTCACGGAATAATGCGATGCTTCCCCTGGATTGCCTACCTAAATGGATGCGACTCCATTTATTTCAATGATCACTCGTCACGCGCCCCAGGCTTCGTAGCGCGTCCGCTGAGCTCTCCAAAGCGCGCTATCGGAAGACTTCTTACATGGCCGCTCACCGGCACTCTCAGTGTTTCACACTTCACAAAAATTTCCGGCCACGCGCTAGGCTTATCGAAAGCACCAGGAATTGTTATTCCGAACGGAGTTGAAGCAAGAGAGACAAGCGCTGAGCTCAGCGCGGCTTTCCGACGGGAAAAACATATTCCTTCGGATTGCACTCTAATTTCGCTTGCAGCCTGGATGGTTCCAGTTAAAGGCATCGATGCGGCTTTACGTGCAGCGCAGATCGTTCTAAATAGATCTTCGAATACGCACTTTCTGTTTGCTGGCGATGGCACGCATCTCAGATCCTTTCAATACACGGTCACTGAGCTCGGGATTGAGCACGGCGTTACATTTTCCGGCCCTATAGCGAACCCAATGGAGCAGGGGCTTTTCGATGCCACCGACATCTACATGCAGCCCTCTCTCTGGCAAGAGGCGGCTCCACTCGCTATTTTGGAAGCAATGTCGCTCGGCCTACCGGTCGTGGCCAGTCACATCGGCGGCGTCCCTGAACTAGTGATTGACGGCAAAACCGGTTTCCTCGTACCTCCAGGCGATTCAAACGCCTTGGCAGAATGCATTTTGAGACTCACCGAAGATGGAGACCTCCGTCGAAGCATGGGCTTGCAAGGAAAGCTGATGGTGCAGATGCGGCATCAGCTCCATCAGACCGCATCGCAATACGCCGCTGTCTTTCTACGGAAAATTCCTATATCAGGGGTTCCTGCTGTGGAACAGCCTTATCCTGCATAGGAAGCCCCATCAACGATAAGGCTCCCCTCACCGGCGCAACCATGATTGGGGGGCAGCTGCCAAGCACAACCGCAAAGCGTTCCCAATCCTCTCGCTCGAGCACGCCCAAAACCCGGATCAAGACAAGGCATGCCACAATCGCAGTGATTCCGCCTGTAAATAGTCCTGCTGCTGCGCTCAGATGCGACGTAATCAAATATGCCGCAAGCGACGCCGCAACGCTGGCTGCGACGATCTTCTGCACGAACCTCCAAGGCACCGGAATCTGATACTTTTTGATGCCGATCATCCAGAGAATACCGATTGCAACAGTTTGAGCGGCACCGCTGCCAATGCACGCTCCCAGCGCCCCATAATGTGGAATAAGCGCCCACGCTATACCAACATCAATGAACGAGGCGAAGACCGTTGCCCAGATGAAATATCTCTGTTCTTCCGAGGCCTCGAATAGATTCTGGATCGGAGCCAGGAATGCCTTTGGAAGACATAGAAGCGGTGCGGCCATGGCAACAGCAACTGCTCCAGCATACTGCCGCCCGTAGAGAAAGAGCACGGCTGGCCCTGCCAAGGGGATTGCAATGGCATAGAGAGGTATCGAAGAAAGGGTCAGGTACCGGATGGATGCTGCAACCATCACCGGAACTCTTGTGCGGTCACGTCCATGCTGCACAAACATACTTGCCCCAGCTGCTCCAGCAAAAACATTCGGAAAAATCAGAAGCCGCTCGGCAAGATTAAATGCCACTGAATAAAAAGCGA
This genomic window from Terriglobus albidus contains:
- a CDS encoding glycosyltransferase family 4 protein yields the protein MERFLKAISLEMTQSGWNCVFCFDGEISDVFREYISQPGVYLERVDSQGNLGFRAAFRLFSVLRKYRPSVFVYAFHGIMRCFPWIAYLNGCDSIYFNDHSSRAPGFVARPLSSPKRAIGRLLTWPLTGTLSVSHFTKISGHALGLSKAPGIVIPNGVEARETSAELSAAFRREKHIPSDCTLISLAAWMVPVKGIDAALRAAQIVLNRSSNTHFLFAGDGTHLRSFQYTVTELGIEHGVTFSGPIANPMEQGLFDATDIYMQPSLWQEAAPLAILEAMSLGLPVVASHIGGVPELVIDGKTGFLVPPGDSNALAECILRLTEDGDLRRSMGLQGKLMVQMRHQLHQTASQYAAVFLRKIPISGVPAVEQPYPA
- a CDS encoding lipopolysaccharide biosynthesis protein translates to MNNTVWYGLENLISIGSSFITSVAIARELGPSQMGYIIYVIWIANIASSFGSIGIPVTTRKYMAEYLGADDRATARFIYLRTFMVQAMLATIATAVSLLWVLHHAPPAFRSASVILLLSIWPAMLNFVSAQANVAAEQLSANLPASLASMLVFLIVILLAVFRHWGVVGVASAMFCMRFVDFAVRVLPTARTILKWNPENKSIPEHLYKRMATFALQSLASMVLTLIVWDRSELFLLKHLSADIRQIAFYSVAFNLAERLLIFPNVFAGAAGASMFVQHGRDRTRVPVMVAASIRYLTLSSIPLYAIAIPLAGPAVLFLYGRQYAGAVAVAMAAPLLCLPKAFLAPIQNLFEASEEQRYFIWATVFASFIDVGIAWALIPHYGALGACIGSGAAQTVAIGILWMIGIKKYQIPVPWRFVQKIVAASVAASLAAYLITSHLSAAAGLFTGGITAIVACLVLIRVLGVLEREDWERFAVVLGSCPPIMVAPVRGALSLMGLPMQDKAVPQQEPLI
- a CDS encoding PEP-CTERM sorting domain-containing protein, which produces MKRMLLKVLTISAVLLGSVGIASADSIGGKISITGGDTYNNTSVTFNGPSSVTQGTTTGTFSVFDSAATVTMSSFTYNPFTPNTQILQIIENGITLNVILQSISLIDNAGGALTLMGQALLQQTGYSDTLGSFVLSTQGGANSNVSFSATAVAPTPEPSTLFLLGTGLVGSATALYRRRRSASVAV